From Pseudoalteromonas viridis, the proteins below share one genomic window:
- a CDS encoding LysR family transcriptional regulator — protein MKANYSLDDMRLFWVVTQHGSFSQAAQSLNMPVSTLSRRIKQLENTLGLRLLNRDAHRVTLTGSGAQYAQRCGPLLSELQDISDALSAQRHEAHGCIRISAPNNLAQHQLAHIFSAFLHAYPGIKVELSLSNRNIDIEGEHIDIAFRASEHFPQDWIARPLGSIESIICASPDMPLRGDIVHPEQLLDLPVVLSNPVRTWKLHNQQSGEQFSYTPGAMVRLEADDLNLVSQSVTDGLGIGFIPRFIAQYQIAQGQMIQLVKDWTGQPRQLTMLYHDRDNMPHRLRLFIDYMLEHYGSVNPNLSGANLVNPV, from the coding sequence ATGAAAGCTAACTATTCACTGGACGATATGCGGCTGTTCTGGGTTGTGACACAACACGGCAGCTTTAGTCAGGCGGCGCAGAGTCTGAACATGCCTGTTTCAACTCTGAGCAGACGGATCAAGCAGCTGGAAAACACCCTCGGGCTGAGGCTGCTCAACCGCGATGCTCACCGCGTAACACTGACAGGCAGCGGGGCACAATACGCCCAGCGCTGCGGACCTTTGCTGAGTGAGCTCCAAGACATCAGTGATGCTTTATCGGCGCAGCGGCACGAAGCACATGGCTGCATTCGCATCTCGGCCCCAAACAACCTCGCTCAGCACCAGCTTGCCCATATCTTTAGCGCCTTTTTACACGCTTATCCCGGAATTAAAGTTGAGTTATCGCTGTCGAACAGAAATATCGATATTGAGGGGGAGCACATCGACATTGCATTTCGGGCCAGCGAGCATTTCCCCCAGGATTGGATAGCCCGGCCACTGGGGTCCATAGAATCCATCATTTGTGCCAGTCCGGACATGCCACTTAGGGGGGATATAGTGCACCCCGAACAGTTACTGGATTTACCTGTGGTCCTAAGTAACCCGGTGCGAACCTGGAAATTGCACAATCAACAGAGCGGCGAGCAATTTAGTTACACACCCGGCGCAATGGTCCGCCTGGAAGCCGACGACCTGAATCTGGTTTCACAATCCGTCACCGACGGGCTGGGTATTGGCTTTATTCCCCGCTTTATTGCACAGTACCAGATAGCTCAGGGCCAGATGATTCAATTGGTCAAAGACTGGACGGGTCAGCCAAGACAGCTCACTATGCTCTACCACGACCGTGATAATATGCCGCACAGATTGCGTTTATTTATTGACTACATGCTTGAGCACTACGGATCAGTTAATCCAAATTTAAGCGGAGCAAATTTGGTTAACCCTGTTTGA
- a CDS encoding alpha/beta hydrolase has product MKIHILLLLAALMMSSSVYSKQWLNISYVPKSETDAYLIERGVLDIFCPKDKQNQPVIIWFHGGGLRAGEKTLPQRLLNQGVCVVAPNYRLYPKIKAPGYIEDAASAVAWVFKNIENYGGDPGKIILSGHSAGGYLALMVGMDTQWLAKHNINVNRLAELVPFSGHTITHFTVRDERGIKGEQPIIDELAPLYHVRKDAPPITLITGDRELELLGRYEENAYFARMMKVNGHKATQIFELDGYGHNMVEPALPLLLNIAKKYE; this is encoded by the coding sequence ATGAAAATACATATTTTACTGTTACTCGCAGCTCTCATGATGAGTAGTTCAGTATATTCAAAACAATGGCTCAATATTTCTTATGTGCCCAAAAGTGAAACTGATGCGTATTTAATCGAACGTGGCGTACTTGATATATTTTGTCCGAAAGACAAACAAAACCAGCCTGTTATTATCTGGTTTCACGGCGGGGGGTTAAGAGCAGGCGAAAAAACGCTACCTCAAAGGTTATTAAATCAAGGTGTGTGTGTTGTTGCACCGAATTATCGTCTTTACCCAAAAATTAAAGCGCCAGGCTACATTGAAGATGCTGCAAGTGCTGTAGCCTGGGTATTCAAAAATATTGAAAATTACGGCGGCGATCCGGGTAAAATCATATTATCTGGTCATTCCGCTGGTGGCTATCTCGCACTTATGGTAGGCATGGATACCCAGTGGCTGGCAAAGCATAATATTAATGTAAACAGACTTGCTGAGCTGGTTCCATTTAGCGGCCACACGATAACTCACTTTACAGTGCGGGATGAGCGCGGCATCAAAGGTGAGCAACCCATAATAGATGAGCTCGCACCGCTCTACCACGTGCGTAAAGATGCGCCTCCTATTACATTGATAACCGGTGACAGAGAGCTCGAACTGCTTGGCCGCTACGAAGAGAACGCTTACTTTGCACGAATGATGAAAGTAAACGGTCACAAAGCGACTCAAATTTTTGAGCTAGATGGCTATGGACATAATATGGTAGAGCCAGCACTGCCGCTGCTGCTAAATATTGCTAAAAAATATGAGTAG